A genomic window from Salvia miltiorrhiza cultivar Shanhuang (shh) chromosome 5, IMPLAD_Smil_shh, whole genome shotgun sequence includes:
- the LOC131025340 gene encoding uncharacterized protein LOC131025340: MDAVKGNSKGYIGHSTMAKKPIENIKFLISVSVGIMFGFFMGVLIPKLPQIKISTTSVVLEGSAIFGGNNVSAAAASTETSRNISVGNQPISKIWAPSNPRGAERLPPGIVASESDLYQRRLWGLPREDLPIKPKYLVTFTVGYKQRFNIDKAVKKFSENFTILLFHYDGITTEWDEFEWSKRAIHISARKQTKWWYAKRFLHPDIVASYDYIFIWDEDLGVEHFDAEEYIKLVRKHGLEISQPGLEPTKSMPWRMTKKRDHSEIHKDTEEKPGLCPDPHLPPCAGFVEIMAPVFSREAWRCVWHLVQNDLVHGWGLDFALQKCVEPAHEKIGVVDEQWIVHQIVPSLGGQGESTNGRAPWQEVRLRCTREWAMFKARMAIAERDYYNHLTT, encoded by the exons ATGGATGCAGTGAAGGGCAATAGCAAGGGATACATTGGGCACAG CACAATGGCTAAGAAACCAATTGAAAACATCAAGTTTCTAATCAGTGTTAGTGTTGGAATCATGTTTGGCTTCTTCATGGGAGTGTTGATTCCCAAACTCCCACAAATCAAG ATAAGCACGACGTCTGTCGTTCTAGAAGGTTCCGCGATCTTCGGGGGAAACAATgtctctgctgctgctgcctccACAGAAACCAGCAGAAACATATCAGTTGGAAACCAGCCTATTTCAAAG ATTTGGGCGCCTTCTAATCCAAGAGGCGCGGAGAGGTTGCCCCCGGGCATCGTGGCATCAGAGTCGGACCTCTATCAGCGAAGATTGTGGGGCCTACCTAGAGAG GACTTGCCCATTAAACCAAAGTATTTAGTGACTTTCACAGTTGGTTATAAGCAGAGGTTTAACATTGACAAGGCAGTTAAAAAG TTTTCAGAAAATTTTACCATCCTTCTGTTCCATTATGATGGAATAACCACTGAATGGGACGAGTTCGAGTGGTCCAAGCGCGCCATCCACATCAGCGCTCGAAAACAGACAAAATG GTGGTACGCGAAGAGGTTTCTGCATCCGGACATTGTTGCATCCTACGACTACATCTTCATATGGGACGAGGACCTCGGAGTCGAGCACTTTGATGCAGAAGA ATACATTAAGCTTGTGAGGAAACATGGTCTGGAGATTTCCCAACCGGGCCTCGAGCCAACCAAGAGCATGCCGTGGAGGATGACAAAGAAACGCGATCACAGTGAGATTCACAA GGACACGGAGGAGAAACCTGGTTTATGCCCTGATCCACATCTGCCTCCCTGTGCAGG CTTTGTGGAGATCATGGCTCCTGTCTTCTCTAGAGAGGCTTGGCGCTGCGTGTGGCATCTGGTTCAG AATGACTTGGTCCATGGATGGGGTCTGGACTTTGCCCTCCAAAAATGTGTTGAG CCTGCACACGAGAAAATCGGAGTCGTTGATGAGCAATGGATTGTTCATCAAATTGTTCCTTCATTGGGAGGCCAG GGTGAATCTACTAATGGAAGGGCTCCATGGCAAGAG GTGAGACTGAGGTGTACTAGAGAATGGGCAATGTTCAAAGCTCGGATGGCTATTGCAGAGAGAGATTATTACAACCATTTGACAACATGA